The following is a genomic window from Nocardioides thalensis.
CGTCACCGACATCCCCGCCGGCAAGCAGCTCACCGTCCAGCACACCATCGAGATCGAGGACCACGACAAGCCCGCCTGCGTCGCCGAGACCGTCGTCCTGCTGCTCCCCGGCTGATCGCCGAGTTGTACCTCGTGGCGTGCCGAGTTGTACGCCGTGGCGGGCCGAGTTGTACCTCGTGGCGTGCCGAGTTGTACGCCGTGGCGTGCCGAGTTGTACGCCGTGGCGTGCCGAGTTGTACGCCGTGGCGGGCCGAGTCAGACCTTGGACCTCACAGCACTCGGTCGCCGTCGCCCCGCTCCAGGCGACGGCGAGTGGAGTACGTCCAGCGCAGGGCCTCGCGCAGCTCCAGCGTCCACGCGTCGAGCGCCGGTCCGGTGAAGTCGCCGTTGCGCACGACGATGACGTGCCACCCGTTCTGACGTAGCCAGGCGCGGCGCTCCTCGTCGTACCTGCGTTGGTCGTCGGTGCGCTGGTGGGCCTCCCACCCGTCGTACTCGACAGCGATCCGGGCCCGGACGTAGGCATGGTCCAATCGATACGTCGGCCTCCCCGCGACGTCGACCCAGACCTGGAGGTCGGGTGCTGGAAGGCCTGCGTCCAGGATCGCCAACCGGGTGCGCGACTCACGGGCCGACTCGGCACGCGGGTCCGAGAGGGGGATCAGTTCCTTCAGCTGTACGACGCCCCGCCTTCCCGCGAAGCGCGGCAGCTGGCCCACGAGCTCGGCTTCGCTGATGTCGTGAGCCCTGCGGAATGCGTCGAGGGCCGCGAGCGCGTCGGCTCGGTGGAGCACACACCCCAGATCCAACGCCGTCCGCAGCGGGGACGTGACGCGGACGCCGCCGACGGTCACGATCTCATCGGCGGCGAGATCTCGTGTGCGCCCCCTTACCGCCTGGCGCCTGCACGGGTAGTGCCCCGGCAGCGCGACGGTCTCTATGGGTGGCGCGTCCAGGTCGGCGTACGCGAACGCGTCGATGCCCCATAGCCAGGCCGCCGCCCTATCGGCGATGACATGGTGGGGACTGATCACCAGAGAGATTGCCTGAACCCTCGTCTCGAGCGTGTCCTCGACGTCTGCGGCGACGTACACGTCCGTGGTGACGCGTCGGAGCTGCCGTTCGTGGACCAAGCGGCGCAGCGTGGCGCGCGTGATGCCGAGGTCCTTCAAGGTGGCGCTGGTACACGGAACGCGAGGGAGGTCAGGACCTGTGGACATGAATGAAGCGTCACGCCGGGCCGACTCGGCCGGCAGTGCGCGCGACCTGGCGGTGGATAAGCCGCGCGATGCCTGGGCCTGTGGACGAATGGCGGGCCGCTCAACCCGGCGTCGGACCACCGGTGACGACTCGACGAACCATGACGGCGGACTCGGCGAACCACGGTGGCGGACTCGACGAGACGTCAGGCCCCATTGAGGTACTTCCGAGTCGCCTCGTCGGCCGGGTAGAACGCCTCGATCGCGAGCTCGGACAGCGTCACCTCGCGCGGGGTGCCGAAGACCGTCGTCGTCGACACGAACGACAGCACGGTGTCTCCGGCGACCCGCAGGTCGAGCGGTACGACGAGCGCGGACGAGACCACCGACGGGTGCGGCACCGCGTCGCCATCGGCCATCTCCTCGAGCATCGCGCCGATGACCGGATCGCCGCTGGCGTCGTACTGCCGCCGCAGGCGTACGACGAGGTGGTCCCGCCACTCCGCGAGGTTGGCGATCCGCGGGGCGAGGCCACGTGGGTCCAGCGACAGCCGAAGGACATTGACCGGAGGCTCCAGCAAGTCCTCGGGTATGCCGTCGAGCATCAGGAACGCCGCCTCGTTGGCGGTGACCAGCTCCCACCGGCTGTCGATCACCAGCGCCGGGTAGGGCTGGTGGGCCTGGAGGATCGCCTCGA
Proteins encoded in this region:
- a CDS encoding DUF559 domain-containing protein — its product is MKDLGITRATLRRLVHERQLRRVTTDVYVAADVEDTLETRVQAISLVISPHHVIADRAAAWLWGIDAFAYADLDAPPIETVALPGHYPCRRQAVRGRTRDLAADEIVTVGGVRVTSPLRTALDLGCVLHRADALAALDAFRRAHDISEAELVGQLPRFAGRRGVVQLKELIPLSDPRAESARESRTRLAILDAGLPAPDLQVWVDVAGRPTYRLDHAYVRARIAVEYDGWEAHQRTDDQRRYDEERRAWLRQNGWHVIVVRNGDFTGPALDAWTLELREALRWTYSTRRRLERGDGDRVL
- a CDS encoding helix-turn-helix domain-containing protein, whose product is MNDHAGSALRDWRQRRNLSQLDLAVRADVSTRHLSYVETGRARPSPEMILRLCEELAVPLRDQNQILLAGGYAPAHPEHSLTDPPMADINAAIEAILQAHQPYPALVIDSRWELVTANEAAFLMLDGIPEDLLEPPVNVLRLSLDPRGLAPRIANLAEWRDHLVVRLRRQYDASGDPVIGAMLEEMADGDAVPHPSVVSSALVVPLDLRVAGDTVLSFVSTTTVFGTPREVTLSELAIEAFYPADEATRKYLNGA